Within Aspergillus oryzae RIB40 DNA, chromosome 2, the genomic segment GGGACGACATACTTCGCCTCCAGCGGTTGTACCCACTGACTTCGCAAAGAGAGGGAAGTTGAGAGCGCGGTGTTCGTTCAGATCACGGACACGCCCGTCGATTACGACACCGGTTGCGTTGAGGGCTTGAGCACGCAGAGTCATGAGACCGCCGTAGACAGCATTGAcatgaggaagaggctgaGAGATGAAGACTACAGCGCCTTCGGGGATTTTGTCGATCTAAGAAGTGGTTAGTACTGTTCACAGACTTTACTAGAAGATGGGTGTTATGTACATAGTTGCCCTGCACTTTCGGGGACGAAACGTCTGACTTGGGGACAAACTTGACGGTCATTGCTTGGCCGACGATCTTGGTCTCCCCGGCTTGGAATTGTGGGGAGTACATGGTCAGACCTTCAAGGAAACCGCCATTGGGGTACTTGAGCTTTGATAGGCCATCGGCAACCTGGTAGACCTTATTAGCTATGTTTGTTTGATCTGAGGCAGCGAACTTGAAACATTATAATGAAATGTAATCTTCGTTGTGATCTAGAAAGTGTATACTCACATCGCAGGCACCCCACTGCTGCAGACGCGCGATGATATCTTTCGGGTCGGATGACATTGTAACGTGCTGGATTGTCGGGCAATTCAGCCAATTGATTTGTTCAGATCCAAGTGAGTCTGGTCGTCACAAAGCGGAAATGAGCCACAATTATTAGTCTTTCATGCCGGCTAGCTTCGATGACGATGTGATACCAATGCGATAACGGCACGGTTGGGACGCGAAGGGACGGTGTCCGACTCCGACTCTCGGCTCGGTCATTTGCCGACGCCTTCGGATATGCCCGCTGCTGTGTATAGCTATTGACTAATGTACAACAGCAGTGGAATTAAGACAGCATGAGCATCGTAACTGAAGGCCATTAGACCACTAGTGCTACGTGTCTGAAAGCTGGATTTTGAAAGAAATTACTCTCCAGTAAGTTCCCACATCGGACGATAGCTTCGATGAAAAACAATATAAGACAGGCAGAACGTACAGTTATACGACAAATATAGCTGATCTATATCTGTCTAGGCTTTAAATCAGTAGCCATAAAGTTACGCGTGTATCATTGGGAGCCCGAATACTGTCAGCATGGGCAGCATAACCACCGAGCACAAGAGCAGCTTCCCAAAGAAGCCCGTCCCATCAGGTGCATGGGACACCCATCACCATATCTTCGAGCCGGACCGCTTCCCCTTCGCAGAAGGTCGACACTTCACACCAGCACGCGCCTCGCTAGAGGATTTGCAGAAGTTCGAAAAGTCAATCGGAGTCGATCATGTCTGTATTGCCCACGGCCTCTCCTACGGACCTGACTGCAAGTCCCTTCTCTACTACCTGAAACAATTTCAGGGCCAGGCACGGGGAATTTGCGTGTTAGACTTGGACACTGTTTCAAATGAGCTTCTAGACGAATATCACGCGGCGGGTGTGCGCTCAGTTCGGCTCGACTTTTTCCGCCACAAGGCCATGGACAACGTCCAGATTCAAGCGGAGTTGATGGAAGCTACGGCCCAACGGCTGGCAAAATGGGGAAAGCCAGGATGGAGCATTCAGATTCAGCAACCCCATCTTGAGTTCTGGCCTCGTCTACGAGACGTGGTGGACAGGTCTCCGGTGCCGGTTGTGGTGGATCATTGTGCCTTGATTGCTGGTAGTAGCTACCGAGTCAATGACTATGTCACCAATATACAGGATGGTTCCTATCTAGCAGAAGGTGAACGTATTGATCTTGCAGCGCTTTGTGAGACACTCCGAAACGGTAATCTATGGATGAAGATCTCCGCTCCTTACCGATGTTCAAATCTGGCGCCAGGCTATGATGACCTCCGGTGGTTGGTGAGGCGTTTTGTGGATGCTAACCCGAGGCGAGTGGTTTGGGGAAGCGATTGGCCCCACACACAGCGACATAAGGATCGGGTCGGTAAAAGCTCGAGTAGTGAGGAGGCTTTTCTTCAGATTGACGATAAGGCCTGGATTGAGTCTTTGAGCAAGTGGATGTCGGAGGATGAATGGCAGCTTTTGTGGGTGGAAAACCCGGCTACGCTATATGATTATCATGAATAGATCACTACAGCCAATAAAATCATATGGATTATTGTTAAGTAACTTTGTAGTTGATGTGTGACGTTTAAACAAGCGCTGCATGGGAGCCGGCGTCCGATATCAGTAGACCATCACGTATGTTACTATGTACCTCTATTGGCGCACGCTGGGGGAGAGATATTTTAATAGATGCAAGATTAGCCATCGTACTGAGCTCTTGATCCACTCCAACTATCAATGTCCAAGGATTGCCCTGACCTCCACTGAAATAGCATCCGCTACCTGCTCTGTCGTAGAGCGTCCTCCTAGATCTGGAGTCAAGGTCCTTCCAGCTTCAATCACTCGAGTAACTGCCTCCCGTATCGCCTCAGATCCTTTCCCGTACCCAGCATGAGCCAGTAGTTCTGCCCCTGATAGAATCAGTGCAATAGGATTAGCTGCCCCTGTTCCCGCAATATCGGGTGCAGCCCCATGTGCAGCTTCAAAGGTCGAAGCACTATCACCTATATTCGCACCAGGAGCCAGACCAAGTGACCCTGCCAACCCAGCAGCCAGATCAGAGAAAATATCACCATATTGATTTACAGTGACCACAACATCAAACCAACAAGGATCGCGAACGACAGAATAACAAGCGGCATCGATCATCATATCATCACCCACAATATCGGGGTAAAGCCGAGCAACTTCTTGAAACGTCCGTAGGAAAAGTCCATCCGTTTCATGGAGGACATTTGCCTTGTGCAAGCATGAGACCTTCTTTCGACCATGCTTCCGTGCATATTCAAATGCATATTGAGACACCTTCCATGACGCACTCCGGGTCACCCGTTTGATCGCTTCGGCTGCTGCACCATCCTCGAGTGGTTTTTCCCACCCGATATAGGTATCTTCAGTGATCTCGCGCATGATGACCatatccatcttctcatGACGCCCAGAGATACCCACATATCCTCTAATCGGTCGCGGATTGACGAATAAGTTCAACTCCCGCCGGATGGCATTATTGATTGAGGGATATGTCACCACGGAGCCATCCGTCTGCGTACAACTGATACGGCCATGAAGCTTTTCTGCTAGCAGTGGAGCTTTGATACAAAATTTCACGTCCTTTATGCGTTGAATGACTTGAGGTGGCAAAGCATGTCCATACAGCCTAACCGCCTCATCTGCGATAGGGATGAAGTCCCATTCTGGCTGGATGCCAGTTGCTTCAATGACGCGGATAGTGGCCGCTGTGATCTCGGGCCCGATTCCGTTGCCTTTGAGAACTCCAATTCGCATGATGGCTTGAATAGCAATTCCAAACAGAAACCTGTTAATAGGAAGAAGTGCATCTACGAGGTATGCATGATCAGAAATT encodes:
- a CDS encoding RraA family protein (predicted protein); protein product: MSSDPKDIIARLQQWGACDVADGLSKLKYPNGGFLEGLTMYSPQFQAGETKIVGQAMTVKFVPKSDVSSPKVQGNYIDKIPEGAVVFISQPLPHVNAVYGGLMTLRAQALNATGVVIDGRVRDLNEHRALNFPLFAKSVGTTAGGEVCRPSEVNVPVRLNSENQDAWINPGDYIIADLNGVVRLPQELAEQVLDAIPAIADADAKCAEAIKAGRSVEDAFREFRGR
- a CDS encoding amidohydrolase family protein (predicted protein), whose amino-acid sequence is MGSITTEHKSSFPKKPVPSGAWDTHHHIFEPDRFPFAEGRHFTPARASLEDLQKFEKSIGVDHVCIAHGLSYGPDCKSLLYYLKQFQGQARGICVLDLDTVSNELLDEYHAAGVRSVRLDFFRHKAMDNVQIQAELMEATAQRLAKWGKPGWSIQIQQPHLEFWPRLRDVVDRSPVPVVVDHCALIAGSSYRVNDYVTNIQDGSYLAEGERIDLAALCETLRNGNLWMKISAPYRCSNLAPGYDDLRWLVRRFVDANPRRVVWGSDWPHTQRHKDRVGKSSSSEEAFLQIDDKAWIESLSKWMSEDEWQLLWVENPATLYDYHE
- a CDS encoding isocitrate/isopropylmalate dehydrogenase family protein (isocitrate/isopropylmalate dehydrogenase), producing the protein MRIGVLKGNGIGPEITAATIRVIEATGIQPEWDFIPIADEAVRLYGHALPPQVIQRIKDVKFCIKAPLLAEKLHGRISCTQTDGSVVTYPSINNAIRRELNLFVNPRPIRGYVGISGRHEKMDMVIMREITEDTYIGWEKPLEDGAAAEAIKRVTRSASWKVSQYAFEYARKHGRKKVSCLHKANVLHETDGLFLRTFQEVARLYPDIVGDDMMIDAACYSVVRDPCWFDVVVTVNQYGDIFSDLAAGLAGSLGLAPGANIGDSASTFEAAHGAAPDIAGTGAANPIALILSGAELLAHAGYGKGSEAIREAVTRVIEAGRTLTPDLGGRSTTEQVADAISVEVRAILGH